The following nucleotide sequence is from Salvia miltiorrhiza cultivar Shanhuang (shh) chromosome 7, IMPLAD_Smil_shh, whole genome shotgun sequence.
gtggactggccaggtccgacacaactacttctcagtcactcggaaatacttttccgaacttggtaactcttgttcattggctgcaaaagATACTTTTGGTATAAAATCTCTACTTTCTCCTTAACATCTAAAACCTATCCTTGAGAATGTTTGGAAGATTCCGCTGTTTCGAAAAGACGACACGTGCAGCTAGCAAGCTCACTTGATCTATTGAATTTAACAAGCCTCGGGTTCCCACCAGAGTTACAAGAAGACACGGTGAATTCTATGTCATCAGAAGCATAACTTGATGGCCCTTTGATTAAATCAACGTTCATTGAATAACTAGCCTCATGCTCCAATTTTCGAAACACACTTCGTGTCAAGAATTTAGCTGCACTATTCAACAATTCATTGTTTTGCACAAATAACCATGGCATTCCTATACAGAGTGCATCCTCTTCAGCTTCTTTTCGCCGCCATTGAATTTGTACTTCTTCAAACTTAAGCACAAAATCATGTAATGATATGCTTGCACTACAAAGGTTCTTAATAACCTTGTTTGTTACCTCACTACGCGATGTTGCATGTAGGCCGGCACAAAATCGCTGATTTGTAAAGACAGAGGACCACCTCTTTTTCAACCCGTACATGGTATTAAACCATCTGTTCTCTTCAAGCCTGTATTCATCAATCATACACATCAACGTTACTTCAAATTCATCCTCGGTGTCACATCCATTCATACAATGAAACCAAGCTTTTTTGAAGAATGAATTCCCATTCAACTTCCCAAAATGCGATGGCGCGTTTTGGTTGATATGCCACTGACATAGACGATGACTAGCGCTCGGGAATACGGAATCAATTGCATTCATAAGCGATTGGCATTGATCCGTAAAAATTATGTCCGGTTGTTTCGAATGCATAGACTTCAAGAAAGTGGAAAGTAACCATTCGTAAGATCGGGTGGTTTCATCAGATAGGAAACCAATTTCAAATGATGGTTCACACCAACAAAAAGAACACAAACAAGCTTGTATCTGTTGGTCCGATACGTACTATCTACAGACAACACATCTCCGAAATAATCGTAGTCCAAAGAGTTGCGAGAGTCTCTGAAGAAAAAATTCATAAGTCGCCCTTCATCATCTACTTGAAAGTCAAAATAAAAGAATGCCTCACTATTCGACATCTTGCTGAAATATTGAATAAGGCtatttgcatcaccgttttccACTTTTGTCTTCATCTTTAAGCCATTAATGTGATTATAAGCATCCTTCCGTGTAAAACCACAATTTTGTGGCCCGCCTGACTCCTTCTCAATGAATGCACAAGCCCGAGAGATGCCAATGCCTGCTGAATTCATTGCTTCTATCAAAATTTTCTTACATTTAGACACAGAACGGGCCGACCGTAACAAATACGACTGGCCAGAGGGGAATAATTCATGATTGTGTTCTCTGTACCAAGAACTCACTTTCCATGGCTGATTACGTCTGCGTGACACCCTTAGCTTTGCCTTACACATGGTCTTTCGATCTTGCTTCTTGTAAGTAGCCATCTCTCTATCCAATGATGTCTTCGTTTCACTCCTACCATGGCAAGAGCAAAGAAATGTTTGGAAACTACATATTTTAGTATGATTAAAGTAACCTTTGTTATCTCTTGTCACACTAAACCCCTTCAGTCTTGCATACTCGCAATATAAAATATGAGCTGCTTCGGGATCATTCACAGATTTTCCAACCTCTAATACCATCTCAAGTACATCAATCCTATTAAGTAGATCGACAAAATTGGCACAATCATGCTCAACATGTTGCTCATCTtcaacattttcctcaacttcTTCAACGCTTTCATCCTTATCTCCGTCTCCAACATCTGAATTATCATCACAATCTTCGTTTCTATTTTCAACATTATTTTCATCAACAAATACTTCCTTCCTTGACGATACTTCATCTTCATCGCCAACATCATTAGTTGGATACTCGTTCAAATTAAAATCCATCATTAACCTATAATGACACAAAAATCATTCGCAATACGAACAAAAGTAATTCATATCACTATAACAAGGCAATCGCCGAAATAATTCAAAGGCTGCCGatacttttaaaa
It contains:
- the LOC130994311 gene encoding protein FAR1-RELATED SEQUENCE 5-like, coding for MNAIDSVFPSASHRLCQWHINQNAPSHFGKLNGNSFFKKAWFHCMNGCDTEDEFEVTLMCMIDEYRLEENRWFNTMYGLKKRWSSVFTNQRFCAGLHATSRSEVTNKVIKNLCSASISLHDFVLKFEEVQIQWRRKEAEEDALCIGMPWLFVQNNELLNSAAKFLTRSVFRKLEHEASYSMNVDLIKGPSSYASDDIEFTVSSCNSGGNPRLVKFNRSSELASCTCRLFETAESSKHSQG